The genome window TGCTCTCGGATACTGCGTTACCTGTCAAGGagctgtaaaatgattctcgcAAAGATAGACACGCATcatgcaatttatctacgcagtcaatgtactcgtacgggaagacaccttttcttgtcagtaaattgaaatcctcggcgtataaatttttaaattccatttgtaaaattttgagtttatccttgctcagaaaagatgccaatttgtcgagacttgttgtgagaaatttatatgaatctatgaaacgtaatttaatgtgatttcccgATTTGTCTTTCGTACCCttaacatattttgtaaatgaaatatatttttcttttgttatcggaagtaaatcgattcccccttcgaacgctgtggctatttcctcgattataaagtgagaatcataaccggataaattgtgaaatactattagaatgcaaaaagattctttctaatttagattgcaatttgaatgcgcgggacatCTGTACCGtccggtcaaatgacaatgatcgcgtacgcgcgtatcatcatcttccacgaatggtttctcacatatatggcACTGAGTCGcgcttcgaaattctttccattcatcttgcgttaaatttaacatggggacattggttgttaaaatattttctacacgtagcgccaaatttttaagttcatCAGCGAACCACGCAAAGCAATTGGCTTcgataacgaattatcgtacgagcaatgtacgtaataagcgatactaaatacttggtgatgttgataaaaattttcttcttcctttttcaccaaaacgcactccagatcggcatacacgacgaaaggtagtCGCTCCTTCCTATTGTAGTTGGCGAATGCGAGCCGCCAgtccttatcgctcggtaaccggatagcgcagtcgttcatctttACACAGTCTACTGTATGCGACTGTAGTTTCTCGTCCGAGTGAAAATGAtgcatgcatctgtaaaataaaagttaaaatttttatatccctgttttaaatatttttagacagttttattaaatatacatatcgatcgcagatatatttttgaccaTTGTGTTTGCTGAGTTGCGAATTCACGAGCCtggataaattcttgatccacgTGAAATGTCTGATATCTCGCGCATTTTAcacgtagagcaagttgacgTGCTTGTCCTTCTTTTGCTCCGTAAGACGTAACGGGATAATGTTTTCATTCTCGAtggtatacacattgattaaaatgtcattataaatttcaaattttttaatttgattaagagtgactggaaactcaatatcttggagattcagtactgttgtataatgcCGGTACGACGATTGTCGGTCTGTGTGTCTTTCAActggatacagagcagccaccaccgcccacgcaaaacatgcattgtcttgagattgcacgttaaccactgctcgtttcattattatctttcgcggtaattgCACGCAACATTCGGCGcgcataagattatatttatttatatttactgtcAAATTTAGTATAGATAATGCCCATCCActatcgcgttcctgaaattcttcgagcgatgcaaggatgggctcgacgactcgccgttcataccactcgcgtaaatcggatgtaCGAAAGAGTTCAAagtttctcgtattgattgatttat of Anoplolepis gracilipes chromosome 8, ASM4749672v1, whole genome shotgun sequence contains these proteins:
- the LOC140668356 gene encoding uncharacterized protein → MQKHNSVKMNTVFNGEFVAGDKRANKSINTRNFELFRTSDLREWYERRVVEPILASLEEFQERDSGWALSILNLTVNINKYNLMRAECCVQLPRKIIMKRAVVNVQSQDNACFAWAVVAALYPVERHTDRQSSYRHYTTVLNLQDIEFPVTLNQIKKFEIYNDILINVYTIENENIIPLRLTEQKKDKHVNLLYV